The following coding sequences are from one Acidobacteriota bacterium window:
- a CDS encoding FAD-dependent monooxygenase, with protein sequence MFDKGRAEVLVVGAGPVGLFAAASLVERGIDVAIVDAEWRGTGMSYALGLHPDAMALLETIGLAEPLRSAGYEVRRLAFYDRQERVAEVDYAAVDGPFPFLTILPQSALESALEAWLKKRGVEVRWRHRLADLSEVTRPVAAELHRWDEETVGYPIAHHERIVEKVIPFQADFIVGADGHASFVRRRLKIDFPKLRPPSLFAVFEFEADGDLDHEARVVLDERGISVLWPLPGGRARWSFQIEDSPEIRADRIKSRLSQLGRWVFPALDQDRLDRLIDERAPWYTGRVREVVWSVAIRFEERLAAGFGREAAWLAGDAAHLAGPVGLRSMNVGLREAGDLAARLAKILRGSGGPELLSEYDAERKREWRRLFGLEGGWRSGDGAPAFVRRDPLLALSLLPASGRSLDALAAQLDLHPEAPAPRAG encoded by the coding sequence ATGTTCGACAAGGGCAGGGCGGAAGTTCTCGTGGTCGGTGCCGGTCCGGTGGGGCTGTTCGCAGCGGCCTCCCTCGTCGAGCGCGGCATCGACGTGGCGATCGTCGACGCGGAGTGGCGCGGGACCGGGATGAGCTACGCGCTGGGGTTGCACCCCGACGCGATGGCTCTTCTGGAGACCATCGGTCTCGCCGAGCCGCTCAGGAGCGCCGGCTACGAGGTGCGGCGGTTGGCCTTCTACGATCGTCAGGAACGCGTCGCCGAGGTCGACTACGCGGCCGTGGACGGTCCGTTCCCCTTCCTGACGATCCTGCCGCAGAGCGCACTGGAAAGCGCGCTCGAGGCTTGGCTCAAGAAGAGGGGGGTGGAGGTTCGCTGGCGGCACCGTCTGGCCGACCTGTCGGAAGTGACGAGGCCGGTGGCCGCCGAGCTCCATCGGTGGGACGAGGAGACGGTGGGCTATCCCATCGCTCACCATGAGCGGATCGTCGAGAAGGTCATCCCGTTCCAGGCGGATTTCATCGTCGGCGCCGACGGCCACGCCTCGTTCGTTCGGCGCCGGCTGAAGATCGACTTCCCGAAACTGCGCCCGCCGTCGCTGTTCGCGGTGTTCGAGTTCGAGGCGGACGGGGATCTCGACCACGAGGCCCGGGTCGTCCTCGACGAACGCGGGATCAGCGTCCTGTGGCCGCTGCCGGGCGGGCGAGCGCGGTGGAGCTTCCAGATCGAGGACAGCCCGGAGATTCGCGCCGATCGGATCAAGAGCCGACTCAGCCAGCTGGGGCGGTGGGTCTTCCCGGCCCTCGATCAGGACCGGCTGGACAGGCTGATCGACGAGCGAGCCCCCTGGTACACCGGGCGCGTGCGGGAGGTCGTCTGGTCGGTGGCGATCCGGTTCGAGGAGCGTCTCGCCGCAGGCTTCGGGCGCGAGGCGGCCTGGCTCGCGGGCGACGCGGCGCACCTGGCGGGCCCCGTCGGGCTGCGCAGCATGAACGTCGGGCTGCGGGAAGCGGGAGATCTCGCCGCGCGGCTGGCGAAGATCCTCCGGGGTTCCGGCGGACCGGAGCTCCTGAGCGAGTACGACGCGGAGCGCAAGCGCGAATGGCGGCGGCTGTTCGGTCTCGAGGGCGGCTGGCGCAGCGGAGACGGAGCACCGGCATTCGTCCGGCGTGACCCGCTGCTGGCGCTGTCGCTCCTCCCGGCCTCCGGGAGATCACTGGATGCGCTGGCCGCTCAGCTCGACCTGCATCCGGAAGCCCCGGCTCCGCGGGCGGGCTGA
- a CDS encoding dihydroorotate dehydrogenase-like protein codes for MIDLSTEYLGLRLRTPVVPSPSPLCESLDNLRRMEDAGAGAVVLHSLFEEQINIESHDLDTYLSHGTESYAEAVSYFPDMGAYNTGPEGYLEHVRRAKEALGIPVIGSLNGVSTGGWIRYAKKIAEAGADALELNVYFLPTDSQMTSTDVEAMYINLVRDLTAGLEIPVAVKISPFFSAPVHFAREAVAAGARGLVLFNRFYQPDLDIEALEVKPDLDLSRPETLRLRLRWVAIMHGRVDADLAVTGGVHSGADVIKCMMAGAKVAMTASALLIHGVRHIATMLDEVRAFMEEKEYESIAQMQGSMSQRAVAEPAAFERANYMKVLRSFALRSGGGPA; via the coding sequence ATGATTGACCTGTCCACCGAGTATCTGGGGCTCCGGCTCAGGACGCCGGTGGTCCCCTCGCCCTCCCCCCTGTGCGAGTCGCTCGACAACCTGCGCCGGATGGAGGACGCCGGCGCCGGCGCCGTCGTGCTCCATTCGCTGTTCGAAGAACAGATCAACATCGAATCGCACGACCTCGACACCTACCTCTCGCACGGGACGGAAAGCTACGCCGAAGCGGTGTCCTACTTCCCCGACATGGGTGCCTACAACACCGGCCCGGAGGGCTACCTGGAGCACGTCCGCCGGGCGAAGGAGGCTCTCGGCATCCCGGTCATCGGAAGCCTCAACGGCGTGTCGACGGGCGGCTGGATCCGCTACGCGAAGAAGATCGCCGAGGCGGGCGCCGACGCCCTCGAGTTGAACGTCTACTTCCTGCCCACGGACAGCCAGATGACGTCGACGGACGTCGAGGCGATGTACATCAACCTGGTCCGCGACCTCACCGCCGGGCTGGAGATCCCGGTAGCGGTGAAGATCAGCCCCTTTTTCAGCGCGCCGGTTCACTTCGCCCGGGAAGCGGTGGCGGCCGGTGCCCGCGGCCTCGTTCTCTTCAACCGGTTCTACCAGCCCGACCTGGACATCGAGGCGCTCGAGGTGAAGCCCGATCTCGATCTGAGCCGCCCGGAAACGCTCAGACTGCGCCTGCGTTGGGTGGCGATCATGCACGGTCGCGTCGACGCCGATCTCGCCGTGACCGGCGGCGTCCATTCCGGTGCCGACGTGATCAAGTGCATGATGGCCGGCGCCAAGGTCGCGATGACCGCTTCGGCGCTGCTGATTCACGGCGTCCGCCACATCGCGACCATGCTCGACGAGGTCCGCGCCTTCATGGAAGAAAAGGAGTACGAGTCGATCGCTCAGATGCAGGGGAGCATGAGCCAGCGCGCGGTGGCGGAGCCGGCGGCCTTCGAGCGCGCGAACTACATGAAGGTCCTTCGCTCGTTCGCCCTGCGCTCCGGCGGCGGGCCGGCCTGA